The region ATGCATTTTTCGGCAAAGCAAAAACGCAGCCATCGGCAACTCATGTAGCGTCTTCCATTTCGACTGCTTCGCGTACACGTCGGATCAGGAAAGCTCGGCTACGGCCGCCTTCTGCTCGTCGGAAAGTGCATAGTCATCATCATGCCGTCCAACGGGATGTTGGCCGTCAAACGTCAGCTGCGCAGGAACACCGTCATCTCGGTTTCGCCACGATTGGCCCATGCGAAATACGGAATCAGTGTGACTTCCGTCGGTTGACGTTGTGCCGGCTGCCACAGTGCGTACAGCGACTTGTCGGCGGCGCCCTGCGAGGACTCCCGCCAAGCGGGAATGGTCAGCGTGACCATTGGCAGATCGACCGGTTCCACTTCGCCCAAGCCTCGTTCGTCCTGTGCGGCGGCCTGCGCATGGAAGGTGATTTCGTTGACTTTGACGGAGTCCGGATCGGCGGCGATCGTCTCGGCATCAGCATGTAGCAGATGCAGATTGTCGCCATTGTCGGTGCCTTCCGCGCAGTAGGCCAGCGGGCCGCGTATGAAGGCGACCTTGCCTGCGTCTTCGCGTACGAGAGGATTGGCCGCAATCATCCTGACCGGCATGGGGAAGTCGAAATCGATGACGTCACCGTCACGCCAAGTACCGGTGAGGTAGAGGTAGCCGTCACGGGTGGTGCGTGTGATGCGAGAATCCTTCTCACCCGTGGCATGGATGGAGTCGGCGGCCGACTCGCCACCGGCCCAGGCAGGCAGGCGAAGGGCCAAGGCAAAGGACTCCGGAACCTGCCCCTCATCGGAGGAAGGAAGGGTCACGGTGATGGCGCCGGCGCCATTCCACGGCATACCGGCCCGCACTTCGAGGGAGACATCGGAACCGCCGAGTTTCGCGGACACCACGCCACCCATATACAGGTGCACATACAGCGTGGAGGCATCGTCGGCCACCGTGTAGGCGTACTGTTGCACACTTTCGACCATGCGGGCGATGTTCGGCGGGCAGCACGCGCAGCCGAACCACTTCTGACGGACCGGCTTGACGTGGAACTTGCGTTCGTCGCGATGGCAGGCTTCGGGCACGACCTCCAACGGATTCACATAGAAGAAGCTTTTGCCATCGAGCGCCATGCCGGCCAGCGTGGTGTTGTACAAGGCCGATTCCATGACGTCCGCATATTCGGATTTTGGCTGAATCTCAAGCATACGGCGCGCAAAGAACGCGAGTGCGATGGCCGCGCAGCTTTCCGAGTAGGCGGTGTCGTTCGGCAGATCGTAGTCGAAGGAGAACGCCTCGCCCATATGCGTGGCACCGATGCCGCCGGTGATATACAGTTTCCTGTCGACGATGTTGCGCCAGAGCGTCTCGCAGGATTCCAGCAGTGCTGCTTCCCCGGTGATTCTCGCCACGTCGGCCACGCCTGAGTAGAAGTAGGCGGCGCGCACGGCATGACCGAGCGCCTCCGTTTGTTCCGTGACCGGCTTGTCGGCTTGATAGTAGGTGTAGTTCTGTTCACGTGGCTCGTAGTTGCGACCGTCCTCTTCGGCACGGCGGCGATCTTCGAGTGCAAAGTACAGTGGTTGCTGTCCACGCTGCCATACGAAGTATTCGGCCAGGTCGGCGTAACGGGTCTCGCCGGTTACCGCAGCCAGCTTCACCAGCGCCATCTCAGCGATCTCATGGCCCGGATAGCCGTGCAGCCTGCCTTCTTCCGTACCAAATCGGGAATCGATGTAATCGGCGAAACGGCAGGCCGCATCAAGTAGCTTGCGTTTGCCCGTGGCCTCGTAGTAGGCGACCGCACCTTCGACCAGATGCCCGAAACAGTACAGTTCGTGATGGTCCTTCAGATTGGTGAAGTGGCGGTCCATGCCGTTGAGAATGTAGTAGGTGTCAAGGTAGCCGTTGTCCAGCTGCGCCGCGCACACGATGTCGATGGCCGCGTCGGCTGTGGCCTCGAGTTCGGCGTCGGGATGATGGGTCAGCGAGTAGCCGACCGCTTCGATCCACTTGGAGAAGTCGGTGTCTTGGAACACAAATCCATAGAATTTGTCCGGGTCGGGATTGGCCGGGTCTTCCGGCAGCGCCTCGAAGCCGCGGAAGGTGTATTTCGGCGGCACGAAGGCCTTGCCCTGCTCGTGACGCTCGGCATTCTGCGCGGCCGCGGCCTTGAAGTTGTGCATGCAGTAGCTGGGGGCGGCACCGGGAACGTTGTCGTTCAACGCATTCCACTGATATGGAATCACCGCGGTGCGTACGAGCTCCTGCTCGGCGGCCCAGAACGGGTCGGTGACGGTGGCGTCGCGCAGCTCTATTGGATGGCTGTGGCGGTTATGGATGTCGGTCACGAGAGATTGTCCTTCCATGCGGGGGTTGTCGTACCGGCAGGGCCGGCGTTCTGGTCTTGTCCGATGGGTTCGAGCACATGTACGTCCATGCCGGGCAGTCGGCCCCACGAGTAGACGGCCATCATGGTGGCGAAGATGAGCACGGCCACACCGAATACCATCATCAGGCCGGGCAGCGTATGCGCCACGAAGGCGACGTTGACGACGACGATCATCATGATGATGCGGCAGAGGGATTCGTAGCCAACGGCGAATCGTTTCATGGCACTACCTCGTTGTATCGCAGTTTCGTTGAAATCCCAATATTTCTATCGTCATAATCATATGCCATCCCAACTGCACGACGTGCGTAAAGATGGAGAATTCATTCCGGCACTGGGACTGATAGGTATGCGATCCCTCCGGCGTGAATGGCCTGAAATCGCTCCAGGGACCGTGCAGGTTGGTGGCTGTGACGACCATGTTGTCGCTGCAGTCCCAGCCGGTCAGTTGCGAGCCGAACCAGTAGTAGACTCCATACGAGGCGATTCGAGGCATGATTGCGCGCGACAAGAACCACCCGTGCGTAGTAATGTGGTCGATCGCCAATGAGCCAGGATTGGATGGTGACGGGGAACGTCCACAGCAGGCGTATGACTACTTTCGTCCGCTGTATGAGCTGGCGCACGCCAGCGACCCGCAGAACAGGCCGGTCACACTGGTATGCTGCCAAAACGACTACACGACCGACATCGCCGAACGAACCATGGATGTGGTGTGCATCAACCGCTACTACGGCTGGTACAACCTGAGCGGTCGAATTCACCCAGTAGCCGGAGGAATCACCCCGCCAGAGAGGCCTTCAGCGGGGTGATTCCTCCAATCCTTGGCGGATTTACCCCGCTCAGACCTTGATCATGGCGTATTGGGAATCGTAGAGGCGATAGTAGGCACCACGCTTGGCAAGCAGCTCGGCGTGGTTGCCTTGCTCTACGATCTGCCCATGGTCGATGTAGCAGATCATGTCCGCGTTCTCGATGGTGGACAATCGGTGCGCGATGATGAAGCTCGTACGTCCCTTCAGCAGGTGGTTCAATCCGGCCTGAAGCGCCTCTTCGGTACGAGTATCGATATTCGACGTGGCTTCGTCGAGAATCAGAATGCGAGGATCGGCTAGCAGCACTCGCGCGAACGCAATCAACTGGCGCTGACCTGCGGAAAGCGTGGAACCACGCTCCTCCACCACCGTGTCGTATCCGTTCGGCAAATCCATGATGAACTCGTGCGCATGCACCGCCTTCGCAGCCGCTTCGATCTCGGCATCGGTCGCATCCAACTTGCCGTAACGAATATTCTCGCGCACATTGCCAGAGAAAATGAACGTATCTTGCAGCATGACGCCCATCTGCCGACGTAACGATTCCAATGTGACCGAACGCACGTCATGCCCGTCAATCGTCACCGACCCTTCTGCAACGTCGTAAAAACGCGACAGCAGGTTGATGATCGTGGTTTTGCCGGCCCCGGTCGGGCCGACCAACGCAACAGTACTGCCTGGCGCAACATGCAGATCAACCAGATTGAGAATATTGCGACCGTCAGGCTCGTAACGGAAGATGACATCGTTGAAATCGACGCGACCTTCGATTGGCGGCAGTTCGGTCGCGTCAGACGCATTGCGGATCTCCGGCTGCACATCAAGCGTTTCGAAAATACGCTCAAGATACGCGGAACAGGTAATCAGCTGATTGTAGAAATTGCCGATGCTGATCACCGGATTCCAGAAATTATTCGCATACCCGACGAACGCGATCAGCACGCCGGTGGAAACGTTTACCGCGCCGAAGCCCGTAACGCCCACATAGTAGATGAACGCGATCGTCATGACGGAAATGGTCTGGATGCCCGGCCACATGAGGAACTGAATGTGCACAGCCTTCATCCACGAGGTGCGCACGTCGTTCTGCTGCTCCTGGAAGGTTTTGAACTGCGCAGTCTCCTGAGCGAAGGTCTGCGTGGTTTTCACGCCGGCGATCGACTCGTGGATGAATGCGTTGAGATTGCTCTGCTTGTTCGACAGCACCTGGTACGCGCGGCGCTGGAAATGTTGCAATATCAGCACCCATGCGATCAGGAACGGGAAAAGCGCAAGGCTGAACAGCGCGAGCCGCCAATCGACCACAAACATGACCACCAGAGTGATCAGGAACGTGAACGCGTCGGAAATCACATTGATCAAGCCGGAACTCAACGTGTCGGAAAGGGTGTTCACATAATTGACCACGCGAATCAGGATTTTGCCGTGCGGACGCGAATCGAAATAGCTGAACGGCAGCGTTTGAATATGCGTGAAAATATCGCGACGCATATCTTTCAACATGAGCTGACCAACTCGAGTAATTTCAACGGTACGATAGCGCAATCCGAACTCGTACATCACGATAAGCACTGCCATCAATCCCGTTAATTCACCAAGTAAGGTGAGATTTTTCGACGGAATCGCACTATCGATCATGATTTTCGTCAAATATGGCACGACTACCGCGATGCAGCTCATCATTACGACGACGGCAAGAATGCGTGCGATACGTGACATATATGGTTTTAAATAGACGCCGATACGCAGAATATCGCGCAGATTAATCTGCTCTTCCAGTTCCTCGTCTTCACGGAATGTATTACGTTTTGCCATGGGGTTTCCTCCTTTCTTGCCTTGGTTGCGTTACGCTTCGAAACCATGGGAACGACCAGCCTGCAGGCCGAGCTGCTTGTAGTAGATCTCCCAGTAGCGGCCATGTGCGGCCACGAGTTCGTCATGCGTGCCGCGCTCCACAATGCGGCCGTGTTCGAGCACGAGAATCAGATCGGAATCTTTCACTGATGAAATACGGTGTGCGATGGTGACGATGGTTTTCTGCTCGTCCAGCTCGCGCAGGTGACGTTGGATTTCCGCTTCCGTTTCCATATCGACGGCGCTGGTCGTGTCGTCCATGATGAGGATCGATGGATTGTCGGCAAGCGCGCGGGCGAGGCTCAGGCGCTGTTTTTGGCCGCCGGAAAGGCCGACGCCACGCTCTCCAACCACGGTATCGTAGCCTTCCGGCATGCTGCGGATGAAGCCGTCCGCACCGGCGATGGTGGCCATGCGGCGAATGTACTGTTCATCGTATTCGCGCTGTTCGCCCACGCCGAAGCTGATGTTGCCGCCGATGGTGTCGGAAAACAGGAACGTGTCTTGCGCGACGACGCAGACTTGCGAGCGAAGTGTGGCGAGCGGCCAGTCCCGCGCGTCGACGCCGTCGATGAGCACGCTGCCTTCGGTGGGGTCGTAGAAGCGGGAGATGAGGTTGACGAGGGTGGATTTGCCTGCGCCCGTTTCGCCGAGAATGCCGAGTTTGGCGCCTGCCGGAACATGGAAATCCACATCTTCAAGCACGGGGGTGTTCGGTTCGTCGGGGAAGGCGAAGCTGACATGCTGGAAGTCGATGCTGCCGGCGATGCGGGTCGTGCTAGTCGTTACCTGTGTTGCCTGCGCAGCTTGTGTTGCCGATGTTATAAACGTCGCCTGCGATTGCGAGGCGTTGCCAGTTGCATCGTTTACACCGTTGGCATTGTTCGCATTCGGAGTTGCGGTATTTGCGTTTGCGCCGACTCCCGGCTTTTCCGTGATGTGCGACTGAGAGGTGAGCAGTTTGCGGATTTTGATGCAGGATGCGTTGAAACGCTGCCAGTCGTTGATCAGCCATCCGGATTGGCGCACCGGTCCGTCGATCATCCACAGGTAGGAGTTGAACGCCACGAGATTGCCGAGCGTCATGTGCCCGGTGATCACCAGGAATCCGCCGAGGCCGAGCGTGATCAGCTGCAGCGAGAAGCCGAGGCCGTCAAGCCACGGCATGTATTTGCGGCTGTTGTAGGCCTGAGCCATGTTGCGTTGCATGTAGTCGTCGTTGCGTTCATCGAATTTTTCGGTTTCATACGGTTCGCGTACAAACGCTTTGACCACACGGTTGCCTTCGATATTTTCTTCAACCATCGAATTCATTTCGGCGAGCGAATTGCGGATGGCGAAGAACAGCGGCCTCGCGTGCGTAGAAAGTCCGCGTGTAAGAATGAAAATGAACGGCGTAATGCACGCGAGCGCGAGCGCGAGACGCCAGTCGATGGTGAACATCATGGCGAGAGCGCCGACGAACATGACCACACAGTCGAGCGCCTGGTAGCTCACCCAGCTCAACGCGTGGCGGATGGCGTCGGTGTCGGAGGTCATGCGGCTCATAATGTCGCCGGTGCGTGTGTGGTTGAAATACGTGAAGTCAAGTTCGTGCAGTTTCTCGTATTCGTCGCTGACGAGACGAAATACGGAGTTCTGCCCGAAACGTTCCATCCACATTTGGTAGCCGTAGCGTGAGGTGACGCGCACGATGGTGAACACGATCATCATGATGCACAGTCGCGTCAGTTCGCTGACGTGTCCTTGCACGATCACACGGTCCACGATGAGACCCGACAATAGCGGAATGATGAGAGCCATGGTGTTGTTGACGCAGAACAGCACTATCGCGCCGACCACCCGTGGCAGGTCGGGTTTGCAGTATGGCAGGATCCATTTGAGGTTGCCTGCTTCTTTGTTACGATTCGGATCGACGTACATACGTAGCGTTCCTTCAGATTGTTTGCTTGGGTATTTGGGGTTTCGTGGGCTGTTGTTACGTTGATTCGTTGCTTTTCGGCTATTCGTTGCCGTTACGATTCACGTCCGTCGTTTGTCGAGCGTCCCGTTGCCGTCTCTCTCGGTCGAAACCCCTGTTCGGACTCGTAAACGCGACTTATTCTATGCGAACCGTTTTTCGATGCAACGTAGGTGATTCCGGCGTGTCGCAATCGCAATAAAAGCAACGCATGCACCGTTACATAAACTCGCTGTGAGCGCAACGAAAATATGGATGATTGCAGTAGCGCTTTCCGTATCGAACCGATACGATATATCGAGGCGCGGCATTCCGATGACGGCAACGACCGCAATCGTATGAAAAACACGAAAGGACGGCAATGATGTCGGACGAACAGGCACTCATCGCACAATATGCGGAAAAATATGGTCTTACCGACGAGATGATCAAGCATGCGGAACGTTGGACGGAAACCGACGGCGATCTTGCGGGACTTTCCGAAAAGCGAGTCCGCGGAATTCTTGACCTGCGTTTCAGCGCGATCGCAGTAGACACTCCACGTTCCGAACTGTGGCATACTCCGGACACGATCGATGTGATCGAAGACCTTCCATACCTGCCTGACGGCGGTTACGATACGGAAGCCGGGCAGTGCCGCGGACACTTACTTGATCTGTATCTGCCACATGATGCTGTACTGCGCGCCGGGCACACGACACCGGTGTACATCGATATACATGGCGGCGGTTTCACCTACGGATATAAGGAACTGAACCGTAATTTCAACGTGCATCTGGCCGATATGGGATTCGCCGTGTTCTCACTGAATTATCGCCCGGCCCCGCAGACCGACTTGAGGGGCCAGCTGGCGGATGTGCAAGCGGCATTACGTTGGATCAAGGCGCATCTGGCCGATTATCCAGTCAATCCAAACGCCGTATTCCTCACCGGCGATTCGGCCGGCGGCGCATTGACCATGCTGACATTGGCCATTGAAAACAGCGCCGAAGCTGCGGCCGCGTTCGGCATTGACGAGCCTTCGGGCATCGGTTTCGCCGGCGCGGCTCCGGTTTGCGGCGTGTACAGCCTGGCTTCCAAGCAGACCGCCGACGAAGCCGGCTTGGGCTCTACCGCATTCTCCCCAGACACGCGAATCGCGCTCGACGAAGCTCTTGGCACGGAATTCTTCGCCGGCCTCGAAGCGGCTGATCCGCGATTCCTCACTGCAGAAGGACTCGTCAACAACGTTGATCTGCCGCCGCTGTTCATTACCACCTGCAGCGACGATTTTTTGGAGGCAGATAATCTGGCGCTTGCCACGGCCCTATCGCGCAAGAGTGCCGATTTCGAACTTTTCGACCCGAAAACGGGCCGTCACGAAGCATTGGGGCACGTATTCGTGATCGGCATGCCATGGCTGACGGCCAGCGTGGATTGCCTCGAGCGCATCCGTGATTTCTCATACGACCGCTGCTGAATCACAAACGCTAACGCGCAACCACACATAATCACAGACCGCCAACGGTCGGCCATACGCAAACAGGCGCGTGGCCGACCGTTTCTTTTCATGCGCCTTTTACGCAACCGAAAACACCAATCGCAATCGCATGCATCCTGTTCAGAAAAGAAAAAGCCGGCGGAGAGAAAGGCCGCCGGCTGAGAGAGAGAAGAGAGAAGAAGGGTTCAGTTATGGGGTTCTTCGGGAACCTCGCCAGCTGCCGTAACCGCTGACATGTTCTATATAACCGCCCAAGTCTTGGAAGAATGATGCGTGTTCCTGTCAATTCGCTGGGAAAAATGTATCGAACATGTAAGCGGAACATACACATTCGTGAATTCCGTCGAATGATCGCAACATTACTTCCGATTTGTCCAATCGCACGTCCATATCACTCACCCACTCTGCAAAATCATCCAGTGAAATGGACAATTCTGCAATAATCGCAAAATCATCCATTTCACTGGACGATATGTCGAGCTTAAGATGCTGCCACTGTCTTTCTCGGAATACCGAAATGCATTGCAATCAACAGCAAATGACAATGCGCTGTTCGACCGGTATCTCACATATGGAGGACTCCCCCAAGTTGTGCAGGCACAGAACGCAAGTTGCACAGACAGCACAACACCCCCGAACCGACCGGATAGACCGGAAATCGCAGGTTCGGGGGCGAAAATCAGCGGGGCTGACGGAAGTGGCGATCGCCAATCGGCGTGAACGGTGTGTGCGGCTCGAGCTGATACCAGTACGCGACGGAAGCAACGTCGTCCTGACGCTCGAAATTGCCACCCTCTTCAGTGCCGATCTGCTGCCATTCCACACGCAGATCGTGCTCGAAATAAATCGGATCGGGAATGTGCCAGCGATACAGTCCACGGGTCACAGGCGTATTCACATCCCAATACGCGCTTTCGCGATGCGAGGCGAGACGCTGTGAGTAGAACGGGAATCCGACGTACGGCGCGCAGAACGTCTGCTCATGCATGCGCCCATGCTCGTCAAAATCAGCGAAACTCCACGCACCACCGAAATAATCCTCAGCACCAGTACTGCACCATGTAGGGTACTGGTCGTCTCCATCGATGTACATTTTGACTTCGCCCTCGCCCCACCAACGGCTTTCCAACGCGGTGAGCGCCAGATACGTGCCAATATACGCGCCACGCCCCTGCACGCCATCAAGCACCACATAATCGCGAGCCAGTTCGGTGACACGTTCGCGACGCCACTGTGCATGGAAACGCATGGTGCCGGCCGGAAGCGAGTCATATTCGGTGTAGTCAATCTGGTAGAAGAACGCAGGAACGTCTTCATTGTGATCGTTGCGGAGCACGATGCGCGCATGTTCGAACGGCATGGAGAAATAGCAGTTGAAACCGCGATTGGGTACGACCACCACCGGCATCGAATTGACTCGGCAGGCCTGCGCATGGCCGCAGCAAAAGAAGTCGCCGATCGGGCATTGCACGGACGGGGTTTCCTCGCCATCCCAATAGAATTCTAGGATCAGGTTACGAAGCACGTTCGGGCCGGTAGGCGACGTGCGATCGGTGACGGTCATCCAAATATGGCGGATCACGCCCGGACCGTCCACATTCATCAAAGTGACGCTCTCCCCCGCTTTCACGGTTTGGATGCAGGGGCTGCCTTTGCGCGACGGGCCAAGTGCACTGGCCGCAGTGGCCGCAGTGCCTTTGCCGCCTGTGGGATTCTCGGCGTTCACACAACGCGTGCGTCCCGGCGCTGTAACCGCAAGCGAGTCCAGCGGATTGCGCGCGGAGAACGCACCCAATGAATCGACCTGCATATCATGATACGAACTTTGCTGCATAGCGCTCCAATCGTTATGTTGAGTCATCAGCGCCCCTTTTCCTGCTATTTTACGGCACCCACAACAGTGCCTCACAGAGATTCGATCCAAAGCGGTCAACGCCCAGAACGTCACGACCGCATTGAATCCGGCGAACACCGCGTTACCCCAATTATGCGAAAACGTATCGGCATAGAACACCATGCACGAATAAATAATGATCGCCCACGGCATCGTCACATACAATGCCGGAGAAGCGGTACGATTATTGACCTTCGGCGTACGCGCGAACGGAATCTTCGTGTTCGTCATGCCCTGCTGAATCGACTTGAGCGTACCGGAAAGATTCACCGTCAACGAACATTATGGACGCAAAATGGTTCAGACGATTACGTCAACGCGTCCGATGTTCTTCGCCATGTGATTGAAGACAATACGATTCCCGTACGCCTCGCGCGAAGCAGATCATGCAGCGCACGCTCGATATTTCGCGCGATAATGATGCGTTCCATGTGGTGTTCGATGGCGTGGAGACTTTGGATCAGGTTGAGTTCATCCGTTCCATTGGAGGCACGATTGCGGAGGGCACGCTGTTGAGCAACGCCATGAGTGCCAACGAGTTCCTCATGCGTCTCGAAACCATGGGCACTTCATTGCCCGAAGCCGCCCCGAGGCAAGCTGAGTAAAGAGGATTCTCGTTTGCCGCACAACTGCTTTATCTCGTGAAATGCTTGAAGGAAATATAGCAGGATGGAATCATATGTGCTAAATTAATTAGTAAACCTGTTTAGCCAATGATGGCTTTGAGGAGGATTCGAATGGCCACTATCAGAGAGATAGCAAAACGGGTAGGTTTCTCCCAAGCCACTGTTTCGAGGGTTTTGAAGGACGATCCCACCTTTTCGGTGAAGGATTCCACCCGCGAGAAAATCCTAAACGCCAGTCTGGAAATGGGGTACAAGAACGTACCGCAATACCAACGCATCACCATTCCGCAAGATGTTGCGATTCTCGACAATGTCGTTCCCGACGAGGGTTTGCAGGACGCGTATTTCGACGAGTTGCGCGAAGTGCTCGTCAAGCATGCCGAAGAGCAGCTCATGAACGTGACCATGCAGAAGGACGTGGATTCGCTGATCGCCAACGCCGACAAATACGCAGGCTTCATTTCGATTGGTCCGTCGCCGTTGGATCGTAAGACGTTGCACCGTCTGCATAAGAAACTTCCCCACGGCGTCTTCATCGACATCAATCCTGCGCCGGCATTGTTCGATTCGGTGCAACCCGATTTGGAACAGACGATCTTGGATGCGATTGACGCGCTTATGGCGTCCGGCTGTTCACGAATCGGCTTTATTGGCGGCTTGGGCAACATTATGGGCGAGCATGAATATCCGGAAGACGTTCGTACGTTCGCATTTCGCAATTGGGCGCTGCGTTTGGGTTTGGATGTGAAGGGATTGGTGTATGCGGATGGCCCGTTCACTGTGGAAAACGGCCGTTTGCAGGGGTGTCAGTTAGTACAGGATCATGCTGATGATTTGCCCGATGCAGTGATCGTCGCCGCCGATCCGTTGGCGGTCGGCGTGCTACAGGCGTTTGCCACCGAAAATGTGATGGTACCGCGAGATATCAAAGTAATCAGCATCAACAATCAGGAGATCGCGAAATACACGTCTCCCGCATTATCGTCGTACGACATCAGCCAGGACGAACTTGCGAAAGCCGCAGTACTCATGCTTGCCGAAGCACTGACCGCCAACCGCAAAATCAGCCAGCATATGCGAATCTCCACCAGTCTCGTCGCCCGCGACAGCTTCACCCCGCAAGACTAAAAACAAAAACTCGAGATACAGCAAGGACCGGCATCCTGTTACGAAGCCGGTCCTGCAATTACGTTTCAGCAATCGCGCCTTAACGAAGAAAGTGGGCGTCGCACCAGACGTGTTCGACGGCCCAGGTGGCGGGGTTGAGCAGAAGCACGTCGGCAGCATAGCCGGAGGCAAGCAGACCGAGCGGCTGCTTGGTGACCGGGTTCGCACGATCGAAACCGAATGCTTTAGCCGGAATCAACGTGGCGGCTTCCACCGCGTCGGTAGGCGTGAATCCTAATTCGAGCACCGCACGCTGAACAGCCTTTTCCAACGTCAACGTGGAACCGGCTATCGCACCATTCGATGCAAGACGAGCATGACCGTCAATCACATTCACATCCAACGCACCCAGCAAATAATGACCATCCGGGCAATCGGTGGCAGCCATAGCATCGGTCACAAACGCAATGCGATGCGGGGCGAAGCCGAATCCCAAACGCACCATCGGATCCTGCACATGAAAACCATCATTAATCAACTCAACAGTGACGCGCGGATCCTCAACAGCAGCCGGAATCGGACCAGGCTCACGATGATGCAAACCATTCATCGCATTGAACATGTGCGTC is a window of Bifidobacterium catenulatum DSM 16992 = JCM 1194 = LMG 11043 DNA encoding:
- a CDS encoding ABC transporter ATP-binding protein, which gives rise to MAKRNTFREDEELEEQINLRDILRIGVYLKPYMSRIARILAVVVMMSCIAVVVPYLTKIMIDSAIPSKNLTLLGELTGLMAVLIVMYEFGLRYRTVEITRVGQLMLKDMRRDIFTHIQTLPFSYFDSRPHGKILIRVVNYVNTLSDTLSSGLINVISDAFTFLITLVVMFVVDWRLALFSLALFPFLIAWVLILQHFQRRAYQVLSNKQSNLNAFIHESIAGVKTTQTFAQETAQFKTFQEQQNDVRTSWMKAVHIQFLMWPGIQTISVMTIAFIYYVGVTGFGAVNVSTGVLIAFVGYANNFWNPVISIGNFYNQLITCSAYLERIFETLDVQPEIRNASDATELPPIEGRVDFNDVIFRYEPDGRNILNLVDLHVAPGSTVALVGPTGAGKTTIINLLSRFYDVAEGSVTIDGHDVRSVTLESLRRQMGVMLQDTFIFSGNVRENIRYGKLDATDAEIEAAAKAVHAHEFIMDLPNGYDTVVEERGSTLSAGQRQLIAFARVLLADPRILILDEATSNIDTRTEEALQAGLNHLLKGRTSFIIAHRLSTIENADMICYIDHGQIVEQGNHAELLAKRGAYYRLYDSQYAMIKV
- a CDS encoding glycoside hydrolase family 2 TIM barrel-domain containing protein — its product is MIARDKNHPCVVMWSIANEPGLDGDGERPQQAYDYFRPLYELAHASDPQNRPVTLVCCQNDYTTDIAERTMDVVCINRYYGWYNLSGRIHPVAGGITPPERPSAG
- a CDS encoding glycoside hydrolase family 172 protein, which produces MQVDSLGAFSARNPLDSLAVTAPGRTRCVNAENPTGGKGTAATAASALGPSRKGSPCIQTVKAGESVTLMNVDGPGVIRHIWMTVTDRTSPTGPNVLRNLILEFYWDGEETPSVQCPIGDFFCCGHAQACRVNSMPVVVVPNRGFNCYFSMPFEHARIVLRNDHNEDVPAFFYQIDYTEYDSLPAGTMRFHAQWRRERVTELARDYVVLDGVQGRGAYIGTYLALTALESRWWGEGEVKMYIDGDDQYPTWCSTGAEDYFGGAWSFADFDEHGRMHEQTFCAPYVGFPFYSQRLASHRESAYWDVNTPVTRGLYRWHIPDPIYFEHDLRVEWQQIGTEEGGNFERQDDVASVAYWYQLEPHTPFTPIGDRHFRQPR
- a CDS encoding LacI family DNA-binding transcriptional regulator; amino-acid sequence: MATIREIAKRVGFSQATVSRVLKDDPTFSVKDSTREKILNASLEMGYKNVPQYQRITIPQDVAILDNVVPDEGLQDAYFDELREVLVKHAEEQLMNVTMQKDVDSLIANADKYAGFISIGPSPLDRKTLHRLHKKLPHGVFIDINPAPALFDSVQPDLEQTILDAIDALMASGCSRIGFIGGLGNIMGEHEYPEDVRTFAFRNWALRLGLDVKGLVYADGPFTVENGRLQGCQLVQDHADDLPDAVIVAADPLAVGVLQAFATENVMVPRDIKVISINNQEIAKYTSPALSSYDISQDELAKAAVLMLAEALTANRKISQHMRISTSLVARDSFTPQD
- a CDS encoding alpha/beta hydrolase codes for the protein MMSDEQALIAQYAEKYGLTDEMIKHAERWTETDGDLAGLSEKRVRGILDLRFSAIAVDTPRSELWHTPDTIDVIEDLPYLPDGGYDTEAGQCRGHLLDLYLPHDAVLRAGHTTPVYIDIHGGGFTYGYKELNRNFNVHLADMGFAVFSLNYRPAPQTDLRGQLADVQAALRWIKAHLADYPVNPNAVFLTGDSAGGALTMLTLAIENSAEAAAAFGIDEPSGIGFAGAAPVCGVYSLASKQTADEAGLGSTAFSPDTRIALDEALGTEFFAGLEAADPRFLTAEGLVNNVDLPPLFITTCSDDFLEADNLALATALSRKSADFELFDPKTGRHEALGHVFVIGMPWLTASVDCLERIRDFSYDRC
- a CDS encoding glycoside hydrolase family 127 protein, which produces MEGQSLVTDIHNRHSHPIELRDATVTDPFWAAEQELVRTAVIPYQWNALNDNVPGAAPSYCMHNFKAAAAQNAERHEQGKAFVPPKYTFRGFEALPEDPANPDPDKFYGFVFQDTDFSKWIEAVGYSLTHHPDAELEATADAAIDIVCAAQLDNGYLDTYYILNGMDRHFTNLKDHHELYCFGHLVEGAVAYYEATGKRKLLDAACRFADYIDSRFGTEEGRLHGYPGHEIAEMALVKLAAVTGETRYADLAEYFVWQRGQQPLYFALEDRRRAEEDGRNYEPREQNYTYYQADKPVTEQTEALGHAVRAAYFYSGVADVARITGEAALLESCETLWRNIVDRKLYITGGIGATHMGEAFSFDYDLPNDTAYSESCAAIALAFFARRMLEIQPKSEYADVMESALYNTTLAGMALDGKSFFYVNPLEVVPEACHRDERKFHVKPVRQKWFGCACCPPNIARMVESVQQYAYTVADDASTLYVHLYMGGVVSAKLGGSDVSLEVRAGMPWNGAGAITVTLPSSDEGQVPESFALALRLPAWAGGESAADSIHATGEKDSRITRTTRDGYLYLTGTWRDGDVIDFDFPMPVRMIAANPLVREDAGKVAFIRGPLAYCAEGTDNGDNLHLLHADAETIAADPDSVKVNEITFHAQAAAQDERGLGEVEPVDLPMVTLTIPAWRESSQGAADKSLYALWQPAQRQPTEVTLIPYFAWANRGETEMTVFLRS